The sequence below is a genomic window from Humulus lupulus chromosome 3, drHumLupu1.1, whole genome shotgun sequence.
tgtatataaattaatatgGTCTAAAATTTTAGCTTTTTATAACAAAgtaatcaatcaatattttatTGACATTGTAAGTAACAAAAAATGTGCattattttttatatgattttaaaGTAATTTGCAAGATTAATTTTTGCTTGGTTAATCATAATATCTTTATAATTCACATGTAAAAAATATGGTgactaaaacgtgtattttttttttaaagttactGTGTAGTATACTAAATAGATTTATTTACTAAATATGGTAACTTGTTATACTATATGACAACTCATTAGATTCTGAAATAAGCTTGAATgttaccaaaatgtatcttaaGTAGTAAAataccataatataacctaaaaataattaattggtATATTAAGATATCTACAAATAAATTTTGGAGTTAACTAAAATGTATTTCAAATATTAtgatctaaaaataatttttttttttatatataaaaaaaataatcaatcgGTATTTTAAAcaatcaaaaatatatttttactaccgagaaaaacaaaaaaaattagaaagcaaaattccttatttttttcaaaattgagTATACCATACTAACGTAACAGGGTATTTGTGTAATTAATTTTTTCTAAGTTATTTTTGGAATtaaattacattatattatatgtatgtatatgtaatTTCCCATTGTATAATGTGTAAATTTCCGAAATTGTGATTTTTCGTGCTTGGGTAAACATACAAGATGGCCTGTAAGCTGTGAGGACCATGTTTCTAAAAAGTAGGGTTTAATTCAAGTTGGGCTAAGCTAACGCCCTAAAATATCCCACGTagcatttttttgttttttctttttctgaaacATATTAGTTTatacattgaaaaaaataatatcttAAAATAGGTGGATTATCCACACCGGAGTGGGAAATCAGACGGAGAGGAGGAAGCAAGACCAACCATGGGCTCCTCTTCAGTCTTGGCGCTCCCTCTTCCTTCCTTTCAGTTTGCACCCTCTCAAGAAAACCCACTCACTTCGAAGACTAAAAAAACACTACTCTCACTAGTTTCTTCTAGGGATTCTTCATTATCATATTCATCTTCCTCACTTCTCCACAAGTCTCTTCCTTTGGCTGCTTCAGCTCTCATTCTTCTCTCTTCAAATCCGGGTAAGACTTCAAACTTCATATATGTATTTTCTGTTCTTCTGTCTATCAACTTCATTTTTTTGCTTGTCATTGTTGATTGTTATGTGAGTTCTTACTCTGATTGATTGCAATGCAAATTTTGTAACTGTGACatgacatgaccagaaaattTACATTAGAAACTACGTGGTTCAAATTAACAATGCTTTATATAATGATATGATTTGGCGTTTTCTTCGTTTTCTTTGTTGTGTATCAATTGGGCAGTTTTGTAGGCAAATATAAGATGAAAGTATTTATAAGCATGGTGTATACCTTTTCTTAATTTTGCAGCTAAAGCTGGGTTTCTATCTGGGTCCTCTGGGATAGAGTCTATTCCTGGTCCTCAGTTACCCCAAATTGAATTTCTTGAACGCTTCAATGGTACCCACTTTAGAAAAAATTGATATAATTCATGTATGTTAACAAAATAATCAGTTTATGATTGCTATGACAAGTTGGTTTATTTTGCAGAAGAAAACCAGAAGAAATATGCTGAGAATGATGCAAGATTCAAATCATCTCCCCTGCTCAATAAGCTACTAGAGAAATCCAAGTTGAACAAAGAAAAGTAAATGCTATTTTCCATTAACTATATCATAGTGTCCAACAGGTTTCTCCATGTGATTGTTTGGTCATACAAAAAGAAGGAATAAAACTTCCATTACAGGTCTTTGACAGAAGAGGTTTGTTTGGTTAAAGCTAAGAAGATGGAAAACTCTATTTGTTAGTTAGTCTTAAATTTTTAGTTTGATGAGTTTGATTTTGTTGAGTAGCAATAGCATTAGGTAATGCACATGGGGGCCAAAGAAACAGAATAACAGATTATTATGAAGGATTAGGATTAGGTTAATGACTATGCtaatatatattagttttttttcCAGCTAATTTCTATTCAAAGAgagaattatatatttatatatgagtaTGAAGTGGGAGAAAAGTGGGAAACTTTAAATAATCTCCCTCGTATATATTTATAGAGATGTAGATTTGAGTAGTTATATTGTTAAAATTATGGATTTACAATGATACACATTACTGATTTCAGGAATAAGCTAGAGATTCAAGACAAGTACTGTCTACGTGGAGCAGAATGGGGAGTTGGAGACTGCTCAGCTGAGGGAATGACAGCTGAGGAGAAGGACAACTTTATTTCGATGCTCAAGCAGAAGACTGGTGTTaaacaatgattttttttttataaatcatTACTCTctctatataaatataatattgtcAAATTTGTAGAACAAATGCCATTTCTATCCACACCAATGGAATTGAACGACAATCTCATATATGTCGTTGGACACAAACTACATGCATTGCATACTTAATACATCATACATGACATAGCAGCCTATGCTACGTAATTTTGCAAGAAAAAAATTGTCTTAAGGGATGTTATATATCTTGAAAGAGTAATAATACGTGCACTTAAAATATGtactcaaacattacacacaatGACGTGatactattttttaaaatactgAGTCTTAGCTTTAATAAATGTAATTGACTAGACTAAACTAATACGTCACtaatatttatgtgtatattttaAATTCACATTTCATTACTCTAAAATGCCACCTATCCAAACCACCAAGGCTTTTTCCTGTTTTGGGTACTCTAATTTAGGTATTCTACATTATCAAAATTTGCACTTCAATCAAAGTATGAGCAAAGATAAAACAAGGGAACAATGACACTTGGACCTTTTCTTACACTCGTCACAAAACAGTGTGACGAGGAAAATAAAAATTCATTTCCAATACGAGACTAATGTATCTTAAGAGTTAGAATCTGGATATTATTATGTCGTTTTTTTCAAATAAACGACAAACAGCATAGTCTTTTTCCCCTGAAACGACAGCGCTACTCTTTTTACTAGCCATAATTTCATTTTATAAGGTTTCGAGGAATTATATGTTTTTCTTTAGGGAATTAATAAATTTTTCTGGAGAAATTTGTGAAGGGGTATTGTTGATATTTGGTTAATGAACACAAAAAGACAAAAGTTATAATAATTAGAAAAAAGGCGTAACTATTTTTGGGCAGATGATCCGGCAAGCTCATCGACCCGGGATTAGCCATAGATATACTCGGCattccaaaaaataaaaataaaataaaaatatttgataGAGAAATACCAAAACTACAAATTCAAAAAGTTCAATTGTCATACCCAGCCACGCAGTTTCAGGTACTCTCTTTCTATCTCTTTTGAAGATTTCAGTTGTATTTGGAGAATTTTAGATTAGGGCTTCAAAACAATCTGTTTGGTTTTGGACCTTAAACGAAATTCtttttggggttatttgaaatgAAGCACTTGTTTTAAGCTGATTGATCCTGTATTTGGGGTGGatttgtttatggtttttttttggTTCATTGTTCTGAGCTTTTAATTATGATTCTGTTTTTCTTTTACCTATATTTTCTCGGGTGCCAAACGGAAGTGAACCTCAATTTGACTAGTTTAATTTTGCTCGACTGTGTTTCGTGGGTCTTTTATTTCGATATTGGAACTACATTGAGCAGATGTGAAATTGTAATTGTAGTATTGGAAATTGTAATTGGAGTATTGGTGTTTGGGGTTTTTGGCTGTACGGGTACTTTGCATTTGGAAGTAATGTTAAACTGTCTTATTTTGGTTGAACTATGTAGCTATATGCAATATTGTTTTGATTAGTTACATGGGGTATCTCATTGTTTTCAGGGTTTTCTATCATTGATTTGGGTATGCAATTTTTGAATTTGTGTTGAGGAAGCTTCAATTTGGAAGGAATCTTGGTTTTTGTTAGCAGTCTTAGCTACAGCTGTGAGGCTGTAGTTTGAGATTTACTAAAATGTATATGGCCGTGCCTACCGCGACAGCCACGACTCGGGGGGGATCACCAACCGACAGTGTGGACTATGTTGTTAGTTTGGATCAAGTCCCAAGATGGAGTGACGCAGAGCATAGGACTTCTCTGGAATTTGAGAATGAGGATCCTTCATTTTCTAATTCATACTTCCCTGATCCATTGACATCTTCATCTGGGGCAGAGGCTGGTGGAAATGGTATGGTTTCCAGGTTTCCTGTTGATCATGAAATTAACTCCAAGATATATCTTTGGAGAGGGAATCCATGGAATCTAGAAGTTGATGCTGTTGTGAACTCTACTAATGAGGTTAGCTTCTAAATTTGTTATGACATATTTCAAGATGGAGAAATTTCATCATTTTAAGAAGATGGAGCTCTTATGCTATATTAATTTCaggatttgatttttttatgtGGTTTGTCTTATATACAATAAGGCGAAAAAATGTTAATAAGTATATTTTGTGTCCAGTCCTGTGATAACCCTAAAGGCCCTGAACTATTCAAATTCTTATTGGTTATCCACTAGTGCCAGGCACTAGTGGACAGTTTGCTGAATTCTGTACATCATCCATTAGTTTGTCTGCCCTATCTTTCTGTTAGTTAACATTTGTAATAAGAGGTGAAGAGAATTGTATTCACTTGTATTTCAAtgagaaataaacatatatttatatacaaactagGGAAGCTATTCTAGGAAACTATGAGAGAATAGGAAACTAATTAGTCTTAATTTATAGCTAATTTACAGTTAATATAaacaactaatatatatatataactaacactccccctcaagctggagtATATATGTTAATCATGCCTAGCTTGTTACAGAAATAATCAACCTGCACCCCATTTAATGCTTTTGTAAAGATATCCCCTAGTTGTTCGTCGGTCTTCACATATCCTGTGGAGATTACGCTTTGCTGAATTTTCtcacgaacaaaatgacaatcaatttCGATATGCTTAGTCCGCTCATGGAACACAAGATTAGATGCAATATATAGAACAACTTGGTTATCACACCATAATTTTGCTGGTACTGAAGTCTTAAGTCCTACTTCAGTCAATAGCTGATAGATCCACATCACCTCACACACAGACTGTGCCATAGCCTTATATTCTGATTCTGCGCTTGATCGTGACACAACATTTTgcttcttactcttccaagaGACCAAATTCCCTCCAACAAAAATACAATAACCTGAAGTAGATCTTCTATCCACTTTAGAACCTACCCAATCTACATCTGAGAAACACTCAATATGAGTGTGTCCATGATCTGCGTACACGATACCTCGTCCTGGTGCTCCTTTCAAGTAACACAAAATTTGCTCTAACGCTGCCCAATGATGAATTGTTGGAGATGACATGAACTGACTGACAACACTAACTGAGAATGCAATGTCTGGACGAGTCATGGTAAGATAATTCAACTTTCCAATCAACCTGCGATATCTTTCAGGATCTTCAAATGGTTCCCCATCTTTTGTAAGGTGCACATTATGACTCATTGGAGTACTACAAGGCTTTGCTCCCAATTTTCCTGTCTCAGTCAACAAATCAACGACATACTTTCTTTGAGATAGAAAAATACCTTGTTTACTCCGAGATACCTCAACTCCCAAGAAATACTTGAACACTCCCAAATCCTTTGTGTGAAACTGAGTATGAATGAAGGACTTAAGAGATGAGATTCCTCTAGTATCATTTCCAGTAATaacaatatcatccacatacacaaccAATAAAATGATACCGACAGTTAATCGTTTATAAAACACAGAATGATCGGACTTACTTTTCAGCATACCGAATTTCTCAACAGCCCGACTAAATTTACCAAACCAAGCACGAGGactttgtttcaaaccatataaagattttcgAAGACGACAGACTCGCCCTGACTCCCCCTGAGCAACAAAACcaggaggttgctccatataTACCTCCTCCTGAAGATCTCCATGAAGAAAAACATTCTTGATATCTAGCTGATGTAGAGGCCAATGATGAGTAGTTGCCATTGAAATAAACAATCGAACAGATGTCAACTTAGCAACAGGAGAAAAAGTATGACAATAGTCCAATTCCTAGGTTTGAGCATAACCCTTAGCAACAAGACAGGCCTTCAATCGAGCAATTGATCCATCTGGATTGACCTTAACAgtgaatacccatttgcaccctatggCCTGTTTTCCTGAAGGTAAATTGACCAAGTCCTAAGTATCATTGTCATCTAAAGCATTCATCTCTTCTATCATTACATCATGCCAACCAAGATGCGATATGGCTTCACGAGCAGTATTAGGATTCGAAATAGAATCAAGGAAagcaataaaagaacaagaagaagatgacaagtgattataagaaacaaaaaaagaaatagGATAAGTGCACTGACGTTTACCTTTGTGTAGCGCAATGGGAAGATTATCGCTTGGGACCGGATTTGATAACGAAGAAGCAGGTGCAGGACATGAAACAGGAGGCAGACGCCTGGTGTACACTTTAATAGGAGGCGGAGGCATGTCAGGAGCTGTGGCTGTGGCTGAGACAGGGTGAGTAATAGGAGACTCATCGTGAGTAGTGTTTGAGATAGGTTCAGAAATAGGAGATTCCCCAGGAAGTGGGTCAGGGGCAGAAAAAGTGATAGAATATACCAACAAATCATCATCATCCTCCCCCTAACGAGTAGGAATAGAGGAAGATGAAGAATAGAGTGTGTTTTCTATGAAGGTAACATCAATGGAGACAAGATACTTGTTGAGATTTGGACAATAACACTTATATACTTTCtgaagaccagaatagccaaggAATACACACTTCAATGACTTAGGATCTAATTTGGTGACATTTGGACGAACATCTCGAGCAAAACAAGTACTACCAAATATCATAGGATTAACAGGAAATAACGACTTGCCGGGAAAAAGAATTTTATACGGGAtctcaccattaagaacaaaagATGGCATGCGATTGATAAGAAAACATGCTGTAGAAACGGTGTCGGCCCAAAAATGTTTGGGAACATGCATTTGAAATAAAAGGGCTCGTGCAGTTTCAAGAAGATGTTTGTTTttacgttctgctacaccattttgggaTGCAGTATCAACGCAAGAGGTTTCATGAAGCATGCCATTAGAGACCATATAAGAATGGAAATAAAGCAAACATGCCATTACTTTCGTGAACTCGAACTAAGACGATGGTGTTTGGCAAATTGACACGACTCACAATCTAATGAAGACTTGCGGATAAAGTTTTTTGAGCAAAGGAAGAGACAGATGACCCAATCGACAATGAGCCTCAAAAGCGGAAGTGACACTTGAACAAGCAAAAGAAGTTGGTGGCAGTATATCAAGAACATAGAGGCCTCCAGATTCATGTCATTTACCAATAATCTTCTTCGTCATAAGATCCTGAAATAAATAATGACCGGGAAAGAATGAGATGCAACAATTAAGATTACAAGTGAGTTGACTAATAGAGAGCAAATTGAAGGATAAACTAATTAAATGTAAGACGGATGACAAAGTAAGCAAGGGTGTAGGAATAATGCCAGACCCACGAACACAAGATGGTGACCCATTAGCTAAGGTAACAGTAGAAGTTGAAGTGTGAGAATGAAAAGTGGAAAAGAGATGGGAATTACTTGTCATGTGATATGTGGCACCAGAATTAATGACCCATTTGGAGGATGAAGAGAGAAGACACGTATTAGATTTACGTGAATCGGCAATAGCAGTGACAGAAGGAGATGACGACTTAAGTGATTCCTGATATCGTGAGAACTTGACAAATTCATCAGCAGAAATAATGACGGATTTATCTGTGGCATCAGTAGTATTTGCAACATTAACAGAGTGTTGTTGCTGATTTTTAAACTGTAGCTTTCTACACTCAAACTTGGTGTGTCTTGGCTTTTTACAATAGTTGCAAATAATGCCTCCAGAATCCGGTGTTCGAGTTTCAACTCCTTGTGAACGACCTCCTTTATGCCCAGTTGGAATAGAAGATTTCCTAGGCGCATAATTATTACGACTTACCAAAGCACTATTAAGAGGAACAGAAGGAATAATTTCTGTGCGAAGAATACGACTAAAGACATCTTGTAAAGAGGAAACATCAGAACTAGAAAGAACTTGTGCTTTCGCAGAATCAAATTCAGGTGAGAGCCTGCTAGAAAGCTCATAATAGCTATCTGCTCTCGTTGGTGTTGTTGAACCTTCACATCAGGGCTAAATGGCAGCAACATATTAAGCTCCTCACACGTCTTCTTAAAGGACATAAAGTAGTTCATAAGGGATTGATCTTGTTTCTCTACACGGTAGAATGCTTTGCACACCTCATACATACAGGAGAGATTGCCTTTTCCATAATACAAAAATCCCAAATAATCTATTAGTTCTTTAACAAACTCACAATGATTGATCAAACCAATTACCTCACTATTAATAGAATTCCGGATTTGAAGGAATAAACGAGCATCCTCCCTGAGCCACGTCTGTCTTGAATCATCTTTTTCTTTAGGAGGACCATCAGTCAAGTGGTCATCTTTGTTAATACTTCGTAGATAAAACCGAACAGTCTTATACCACTCCAAATAATTCGAACCAATCAGTTTTTGGTCCATGATTTTAGACATCACAGGAACCACGTCAGATGAAACCACAGATTTCATCTCTGATTTATTCTCAGCCATAACTCCTTAAAGAAACACAACAGCAAACACGAAAAACCAATGTAGAATCACAACAAAGATCCTAAACAAACCTTGACAGTTGCAGCTACGAAAACTAGGTGTGCAAAAACGAAGCATTGACCAACCAGAAATGCAGTGGAGACCAAACGGAACAAAAAGGGCCGCTGGAGACGATGCCATGCGCTGGCGCGTGGGGCCCACGCGCAGGGGATCTGGCAGCCGGACTTCTAGGGAATGGAGATCTGCGGCTAGGGAATCCTTTGGTGTGGGCGGTGAGAATAGTAGACCAA
It includes:
- the LOC133822898 gene encoding uncharacterized protein LOC133822898 isoform X2, with the protein product MGSSSVLALPLPSFQFAPSQENPLTSKTKKTLLSLVSSRDSSLSYSSSSLLHKSLPLAASALILLSSNPEENQKKYAENDARFKSSPLLNKLLEKSKLNKEKNKLEIQDKYCLRGAEWGVGDCSAEGMTAEEKDNFISMLKQKTGVKQ
- the LOC133822898 gene encoding uncharacterized protein LOC133822898 isoform X1; protein product: MGSSSVLALPLPSFQFAPSQENPLTSKTKKTLLSLVSSRDSSLSYSSSSLLHKSLPLAASALILLSSNPAKAGFLSGSSGIESIPGPQLPQIEFLERFNEENQKKYAENDARFKSSPLLNKLLEKSKLNKEKNKLEIQDKYCLRGAEWGVGDCSAEGMTAEEKDNFISMLKQKTGVKQ